A window of Daucus carota subsp. sativus chromosome 2, DH1 v3.0, whole genome shotgun sequence genomic DNA:
ACAGCTGTGCGCAGCGAGGGAGAACTAATATTGTGTGAATTATAGAACCAACAACGTCTCCAGCTATATATAGACTCAATTATTTAGATCGATGGATATATATAGCATAAATAACCTGACAGATAACCTCGGGCTCTTTTGCAACCACGAAAATTGTCCTGGACTAAATCCAAAACGCATGTGCTCTTGAAAATGTGACAGCGTAGGCCGTAGGCAAGGCGAGGAGCCCGAACTTATTTTGGATAACTTTTTTGCTGTATCATCTACGATCTGAGACATGACACGCCTCTGTACTTCGTGTTAATTTTACATGAAGTTACAAGATGCTTATTGATTTTTCGTGATTTGATTCGTTATCATTGATAAAAAggttataaataatcaaaaataaaaactgattTGCGGAAAAAACATTGTAGATGGGGTAGAGGAAAGAAGTAAACAaagtataattttgaacatttttATAGACTTTTCTTTATTTTGGGCTCGACCTCCAAGAGCTTGGTTGAAATTGAAAAAACTTACGATATATACAGGCCCGTTTGtgtgaatttaaaataagtacttcttgcttaaaataaataagtggagtagaagttagaagcaggttaagatttataagtgattaaagtgtttggtaaataagtagaaaccaTAAAACAaaagcattcctagctttttataagtattttttgactttttacacaaatgttacgaaataagtgcttctaacttatataCCAAAAAGCTGGCTTTTAAGCTGTTGTCAAACACCCAGATAATGTGTGATAGTGGCtcagaataataaaaatatcctaaaacatttttttacggttatttactatttaatttttgatggtGGTTTTGAATCTTAGAGCATTTGATCAATCGAGAAATGAACAGAGTGCATCTCAGATTGATGTCAtgtttcaatattaatttttctcGTCCTCGGCGGCTTCAACTATATCATATGTGGATGGAATcaacttaaatttatatttataaaaaatattagaccAGATTAAGTACTTTTAGGTGTAGttcaattaatatcataaattaaaTCCTAGAATATCACTCGTTAATctacattatttttaataaactgTTACtgtctatttaatatttgtagaattatTTGAAAAACATTCCCGAAAACCATATTATCAACCCATCAAAAATTCACTTGCAGTGTAATATTATGATAACTACAGTATTACACTTCTACTACTTACTTTCAGTTTCACGAGATAATCTTTTTGAAATCGCACTCAATTAAACAACCGGTAAAAGTTTTAAGCTGTGATTTCCCAAATCTGTAAATTGTCTCAGGTTCCATCCATCTTATAAGAAGTCGATATCTAGTGTATTCTCATTGTGTAAGCACTGCTCTTCTCATACAAACACCTCGTTACTTGTATGATTAACGTCAATACTGATTTTTCTCTTGCTTCCTTATACTATTGTTGACGTAAAACTATAattcatacatatataattgtcaTCTGTACGTGCATGTGTGCAGGTAAATGGCGATTTCGATTATCGTATCAAGGCTATTGTTTTCGGCAGTTACGGCGGCATGTCTCGCAAGTAGCATTTGCAGTGCTCGAGATAAGGTGCTGCTCATGCCACCAGAAAAAATAGAAGAAAAGTTCACATTTTACCCGATACTCCCATTCGATACGGCTCAGGCCACACTAAAAAGGTACACGAGATTCATTAACAATGTGCGAGAGGAAATTGTAAGCGGAGACACGGTCCATGGCATACCCAGACTCTACAATCCCGTCAAATTGGAAGAATCTGATCGGTATCTTCAGGTGGCGCTCTTTAATTCTGATGAGCAGCGCATCAGTCTGGCAATAGATAAATCTGATGTTTATATTGTCGGTTACCGAACTGAATATGAGGCTTGCTTCTTTTCGGATACTGATGGCGCAGACACATCGAGCCTGTTTCCAGGCATTACGCGTCACCAGCTTCCATTCAAAAATGGATACTCGGGTATGGAGGAAATAGCAGGGTCCAGGAGGGATATTAGTTTGGGGATGTCTGAATTGGATGAATGCATCAAGCATTTGCACGATCTTACGGATAACTCCTCTTTGGCTCGGTGCATGCTAATTACCATTCAAATGGTTGCAGAGGCTGTCCGCTACAGGTACTGATGGTACTGATCATATTGATCAATAAATTTCAGATGTATAGACACTCACGGTTGTTTTTCTGCCATTACTTTGCTGACGCTCCAattggaattttttttgaatataaaaccGTGTCGTTTATTAGTTTGAGGTTGcagattatttattatttggaCGTGTTGGTTGAATcattatttttgcaaaatagAAAATTAGAATCCAAATTTTtgccaaagaaaagaaaattaaggTATTATTGAAAAcgcacaaaaaaaaaagaataatcatATACCTAATCTTGGGGAAGAGGAACTCTGTTTCCAAAGAAGTCACAGTTGACATGAACGCATCTAATTTTATAATGAGTGCAATTTTAAATGTTGCAGATATGTAGAGAACCTCCTGGTTGAACACATTGGCGAGACCAACGagggttagagcatctccaagagactcttcatttaggctcctaacttgagatttgagaagggagaagcaaaatgttgctccaagagactcttaagtggctcttaaatcttaagaggctcttgtttctctctcctctctcctcaaagttaagagccaccacatggctcctaacttattttttcacaataaaaaaatcctttcctccaatcaacctccatctttccctctcttttgttataatggagcccaatatatgaataaaatatgaaatagagaagagatgtagagagtattgttggagtttacactcttaactttgtcttaaattactaagagccacattttttatattatatttaggagccaacaaggaggctcttggagatgctcttacctaCCAACTCCCACCATGATCACCTTGGAAGAAAACTGGAAAGAACTGTCCACCAAAATTCAAGAATCAGTTGGCGGTGTAATTTACCCTCCATTGGTGTTATCGGATGCGTCAAACCAGGACGTGACCATAACCTCAATCAGTCCAACTTTAGGCCGAAATATTGCCGTCATTCTTTTCGTATGCGATTCTTGTACCAACATCGCAGAACCTACTGTGCATATTATTGGCCGCAACGGTCTATGCGCTGATGTGCCATTTGGGTTTTACTACGATGGATTACCGGTTATCATGAGGCCATGTAAGTCTACCGATAATGCCAATTAACTATGGACTCTGAAAAAAGACGCCACAATTCGATCCCAAGGAAAGTGCTTGACAGTATCCGGTCTTGGAAATTATGCGACGATTCATGATTGCATCATCAAGTCCGAGTATTACGGTAACAAGTGGGAGATAGAGGACAACGGGAATATCGTAAATAAAGAGTCTAATTTAGCTTTGAATGCAGGCTCAGGGTATAGTTGGAGTTATTTGAATGTTGAACAAAAATCATACTCATCAAGCCAAGGTTGGAGTTTAAGTAACAGCACAAAACCAATAGTGACCCCTATTATAGGCTACAAGAGTATGTGTTTGCAAGCATCACACTATAATGGTGTTCATTTGAGCCGCTGCAGAGACCAAAGTGTTCAACAATGGGCCATTTATCCTGATGGTACAGTGAGGCCAAGTATGTCGACTGCAAACTGCCTCGTATCAAAATACTTTCCGAATGGTAAAATTGCGGTTCAAGATGTGTGCGATGGAGGGAATGGTGAACGATGGTTATTCAATCATGATCGCAGTGTTTCTGATGTGTCCAATAAATATGTTCTGGAAGTAAGAAAAGATCAGAGAATAGCAGTTGTGGAACGCTCTGCAGATACACCTACCACTAGACAGATCTTCGACATAAAGTTTGTGTGAGCTGATCGAATTACAAGTTCTCATTGAGAATCGAAACACCACCTACGGATGCATATGATGAATAAGTGATAGTAAATCTCAcgtaatattgtaagagtactATATTATCGTCTTGTATAAAGCTGTTTATCATTATCGTCGTTTTCGTTCTCGTGCATTGCAGTTATCTAAGGATGACCTAACAGTTCgaattaaattaagaaaacataACTCTAGAGAACTTAAGTAACTAGGTAccttctctcagtaaattattTATACAACACCAAAGATATAATGAACATAAGTAGCTAGGTACCTTACCTCAGTTGGTTTTGCTTACAATGTATGGTAGATACTCAGAAATACATTTGCAGAAACATTGATCGCTCTGCTACTGTTATGAATGTAGACAAAAGTCTAGGAAAGCTCTcctttaattattttatcataaaagatataaattttatgtgcTCTGTGATAAGTGAGAATTGAGTTGCTGAATAGGGACCAGATAATATATGCCATTAGGGTTCGGGTCCTCTTTATTTCCTAAGCGCAAATCGATCTAGTACATTTTTACAATTAACGACATATATATCTcccataaatcaaaattaagccGATTAGGAAATATATCCGATAACCTCTCTATCCAAGTTTGAGGtggaaattataattattatatgaaagtgaaataaaattaataaaaaattgaacaaATTATGAAAATACTCTATTAACACTATAAGGAAACATGATAAATGACCAAATTTACCGTATTCATAATCAACACAATGGATTGGTTATTTCGAtcatgaaaatcagtttttaatCGAATTCTTGAAATTATTTGTAGGTTTAGTTTAAATACGAACCAAAAAGTCACTTTCCATTTTATGTAAACTTTGTACCAGGGCTAGCTGTCGGCCACAGAAATTCGAAATTTATTGATCTTTAGGGTGTCAGTCAGAAATTATCTAAGAAATACATATAGCAATATTTCTGGTAAGTGGATATGACAACCGACAACTGAGACAACCAGTGCCTTTCATAATTATAAAGcttttgtaaaatttgttgagtaTACAAAATTGAGTTTTAATGTTATTGACTGTATgagttaattatatatgattatatattaaaagagtAGTATTACGCAATctaaattatttgattaattttagttGGTTGGTTGATTTGCATATATGGGTCCCATTATTATCGGTGTAAGTGAAACCAATCATATTGCTATCtagatttagaaaaaaaattgataacaaTTTTTGGGTACTAATATTTTCCATGTTAAAActagtattttattaatatttaattattatatatagaatgtctcacaaaaataaaatgataataaatgatgtgaaattttcttacaaatttttgataacaaatatagccaacaccATACAAGGGGAATGTgttattaaaattatgtttttttatataatttctaaaaaaattatttataatatgtataaataatttttaattaaaaatggggCATGGTTGAGATGCTTTTACAAATTAAAGGTAAATTATAAGAGCATGCAACGCTATATCAAACGGGCTCCAATAActttttatactccctccgtcccaacagattttttatagtttttttttggaTGGTcctatccaattctttacatttcaaaacttacttaaaatagttaatgggtcccaccacttcccaacttttccttccttttcacactacttttactccctttcacactacttttactccactatctcctttttatacattaaaaatcaatgggtcccaccacttcatccacttttctttcacttttccactactttatatatatttcttaacctccgtgctcaaaccaaacgtaaagaattggctgggacggagggagtattatttttaatcattttttttgctaTGACTTATATTCTAAGAAGAGTCGGAACTCATGACCGGGACAACAAATGATATATCCTCAACCATTGGATTATCTAATCGTgctcaattattaaattttatatttataatatatattaataatataataaggatGCAACATGGTTGGAGTCTTGAAAATGGGTCTTATAAATTAGAGGTGAATTATAAGAGCATGCAACGCTATAGGGCTCCAATAATTTGTGTACGGAATACAAATCATTTGTGAGCTCGCATCTTAAATTATCGTTTGGTTTCATGAAAAACGTAGTGGTAATGTTTACTGTTGAAAGTAGAACATGATTTGAGTATATACCCAAAGATTTAGATAAATATGTTCGTTAAAGCCTTTAAATTTGAGTAAATTGCagatattcttttaaaataaaaaaaaattaatcgcATCAAATTATTCTGAGTAAATGAAATGAATTCAGcattttttctatataatttataacaaattattTTGAGTAAATAAATTATGACCGGAAATGAGAATATTCATGACTAGTTTCGAAAATTAGTGTTATTTCCttaaattcttattttaatCAACTAGTGAGCTGTATATTACAGTAGtttctatattttaatatcatgaCAGAAACAATTAAAACTTTGCACAATTAAATAACTTTTAGTTAATTACGTTTATATAATACCATGTACGAAGTGGCCCGTAATTTATTTTACCATGTGATCCTACGTACTGTATATATGACACATCATAGCATCGTTATTGCAGAGGCCATAGCCGTGTGCGCGTAGGACAAATGTCTTTTATTATTTGTGAATTACAGAACCAACACTGTTTGCTCCAAACCCTCAATCATTTGGATAGACATATCACATAGATATCCTAATTCCTAACACCTTTTGCGACCACAAGGGTCCACAACAATTGCCCTGCAGTAAATCCAAAACACATGTGTTTTGTGCTTAGGCCATCTTATAGTGGAACCACTTTTTGGCCTAAATATTGATCCAAATTTAGACCGAATCATCTTTTCATTCCAACAGTTTGACCTAAATTTTggttcaaattcatatatcaatattgTATTCTTctaacaatttttatattattattctaatcttttaacaataatataagatttcatattaatattaaactcaataaattcattaaattagaaaaacattacatttaaacaaagaaaataaaagaaaatttaacattttctttaattaactaaagtaaaatttacaaagatttAATACTACTCCGAATTAATATATTGTTTCCACAAATGCTCAATTGATGCATCTCGAAATGCAATatgagtttttttatttttaaattttcgatgTCGTCCAAGAAATTGTTGAAATctagtattttaatttgttgttaatttgaattattttaaaaggtatttaattttattatatttcataattaatatatatataattatttaagaaaactatattaaatataatttataaatatttaataattatattaacataaaatcatttataactaaatatacaaaagataaaaagttattattatattactaaaaagATTTAGGCCGGTGAAGAGTGCCGGCCTAAATTTAGGCCAATACTGTTCACCGGCCTAGATTTGGACCAAGATTTAGGCCATTGTTGAGAGGATTTAGACCGAAACCGGTTCAAATTTGAACCTTTAGGCCACTGTGGGTTTGCCCTTAGTAACTCAAATGTGAAAGTGTGGTTGAGTAGTAGTCTGAATTCATGTTGAttttactacctccgtccctttttacttgtccttttgactttttgcacgtaacttaaggtgagtaaaaaacataattctgtttattatttttaaatttttttttgtgaataaaaatataaactataaactttaattcagaaaaagaaattttaaaaataataagtagaaaTATGTTCTTTaatcaccttaagttacgtgcaaaaagtcaaaatgacagataaaaagggacggaagtAGTACAATTTTCAAAGATATAGGTTTAGCTGTCATCCACATGAGGTGTACAACTCTAGCTAGAAATTATTCCTTCCGTCCTCCCCATTTCTTATGGGATGGGTTGGACaaagaggttaagaaatatgtataaagtagtggaaatgATAAAAAAAGGTGGTTGAAGTAGtggggacccattgatttttaatatataaaaagaagatagtggagtaaaagtagtctgaaaagaaaagaaaagtggaTGAGTGGTGAGACTCATTGACTATTTtttgtaagttttgaaatgtaaagaattgggtgagaCGTCCCAAAAGAAAAGTGGATAAGTGGTGAGACTCATTGACTATTTtttgtaagttttgaaatgtaaagaattgggtgagaCGTCCCAAAAGAGAAAGCGTAAAAAATTGGGTGGGAGGAAAGGAGtagttgatttttttaaaagtctTTCGGCGTTTTCCTAAAAAAAGGGAATTTTCTTATAAACATCCAAGTCCAAAAATACTacgtttttttaaatattttgtaaaaatataatttttttaaaaatatttacaaaaatacgcaATCTGTTACAATCACTTGCAACTAGATGTAACCATACTTGGAACTTTTGTGGGACCAATTAACTTAAGTAGCATCTAGTTGCGattgtatttttttcaaatattttctaatagatTAGTATCTTTGCAAATATTCTCAAAAGAATTTAGCATATTAAATTTAACATCAATCTTATCTCAATTTAAATCCAATATTAAAGaattttgtattaaatttaataattatattactcATATATCGTGGTTGACTAATATTTGACTCCAATTAAAGTGTATAATTTTTAAcagaatttttgtaatttttttgtgCGACTTGTAATATAAACTTTTACATGAGAGTTATGTTCGTTGTTGATGCGCCAGGATCTCTTATGATTACAATAATATGCTGTCAGAAGTGGCCACAATATACTGCACCTTTTAAACAGCtcttatatattctaaaattgtTGTCGAGCAAAAATATAGTAATTTATTAAGTTAGTTATAGGCTGCTTATGGGTTGTCCAACCCGTTAAAACCAATCCAGCCCAACCATGAACTGGGCCGATTAAACTGACCCATTCAAAACCGTGGGATAATTGGGTTGATTTTTGGTTGGGTCATTTATAATGAGTTgggtcaaaatatatatatatatatatatatatatatatatatatatatatatatatatatatatcttttaaaaaCCTTAAATCAACCCAACCGGTTCCCATACATAATTACTTACTCTAGTAAGTAGCAATGAAAGCACAAATTTATGTTAGTTTAAGATCTATTCACATGAATGCTGCTTCTTGTGTTTCTAATTGTAAGTTCTGGTGGTATTGTGACATAAGGTGTTACGTGCCAATGTTTTTTGCATCTTTAGCATTGTGATAGAATAAGACTCTGGTAGTAACAGGATGCATCTAATTTAATAATGCACGGTAGGCATGCATGTCACTCAAATTAGTCTCTGCTACCTAATACAATAATTTGTTGTTTGCAATATATGATATGACTTTAACATGATATTGTCTTTTCCAACCCGATCAACCCCACtctaaccaacccaacccgtctTACAATTAGTAGGGTTgagtttgtaaatttttttatgattaatgaGTTAATTTGTAACCCGTATTAAATGGGTTGGATTGCTTAAATGGTCGAAACCGCCTCAACCCAGCCCATGTGCAGCCTTAGTTAGTTATAGTTTGTcattttaatatgtatataaatataatttttaatctgtTTTTAGAAACAATGTTCAGAAATAAAATGCATAGCTGATTTATATCAACCATACATCTTTAACACACATTTTCAAAGTTAAGCTATCATCTAATTTGGCCGGAGACAGTGGTGCTAAGGCCATCGCAGTTGTGTGCATCAAGGGAGAATATCTATGTGAAATATAGAACCGAAAACGTTGCTCCAAGCTCTCAATTATTTAGATAGAGATAGCGTATTCTGATAGAAACCTACAAGCCTTTCTGCTACCACACAAGAATCGTCCTGGACTAGATCCAAAAcacatgttttttttgtttagtgAAAATGTGACAGTGTAAGCAGGAGGAGCCAGAActttacttaaaattattttaataattgttatgcTGTCTCATCTCCAATCGGCCTAGACATGACACACAACCCTAGCTACATAATTACAAATCTTTCCAGCTATATATGTGTACTCATGTCTACATCAAAGTTATCAAATTCTCGACGAGCTAAAATATGGAGTAATCGAAGTTAAGGGATGATTTACAAAAAAAGTTGAAGATGAAATTAAACGATAGAATCGAAGTTAAGGgatgatgtaaaaaaatttgaagataGAAATTAGACGATAGAAGATAGCATAATATCTATCCCAGAATCGCTGCTCTGGCTAGCTCCTGGTAATTTAGCAATTGGCTTCAACtgtgatttaaaaataatatttttcgcTGAGCTCTGAAATGCATGCGCATCAACTTACAAGCTTTGCAAGTACTCCTTCTGGTCCTTTATATAAGTCAATCTTGATTTTTTGCACATTAATTTAGGAGCTTTGACCACTtacttaaaattaatatttttaatttttttttctgaataaaaatataacataaatattattattcagaaaaaaaaaactttaaaaatattaattttaaatatgtggtCAAAGCTCCTAAAATAATGTGCAAAAAATCAAGGTGACTTATATAAAAGAGCAGAGGGAGTACTTAGTTAACTCAACCAGCAGAAATCTGGAAACGAAGGCATGGCATGCTAATCAAGGTATAGGAATCGGACCAGGTATTAAGTACGTGTACCTTCAATAAAATGACAGAATAAATTGCATTTGAACATCGAAAAAATCAGTTTTAGCACCGTATTTCAGCAATCATTATTTTTAGagtaaaatgtaaaatattggctgaattttatctattttttattttaatgatcagaatttcaaatttacaaTTAAGTGGTTACACTTTGATTTTGCGTTTCAAAAAAATGGCTAAAAGCCACTTTTTAGAAAAAACTAATCCTGTTTCT
This region includes:
- the LOC108208320 gene encoding LOW QUALITY PROTEIN: abrin-b (The sequence of the model RefSeq protein was modified relative to this genomic sequence to represent the inferred CDS: substituted 1 base at 1 genomic stop codon); this encodes MAISIIVSRLLFSAVTAACLASSICSARDKVLLMPPEKIEEKFTFYPILPFDTAQATLKRYTRFINNVREEIVSGDTVHGIPRLYNPVKLEESDRYLQVALFNSDEQRISLAIDKSDVYIVGYRTEYEACFFSDTDGADTSSLFPGITRHQLPFKNGYSGMEEIAGSRRDISLGMSELDECIKHLHDLTDNSSLARCMLITIQMVAEAVRYRSQQGGSWRCSYLPTPTMITLEENWKELSTKIQESVGGVIYPPLVLSDASNQDVTITSISPTLGRNIAVILFVCDSCTNIAEPTVHIIGRNGLCADVPFGFYYDGLPVIMRPCKSTDNANXLWTLKKDATIRSQGKCLTVSGLGNYATIHDCIIKSEYYGNKWEIEDNGNIVNKESNLALNAGSGYSWSYLNVEQKSYSSSQGWSLSNSTKPIVTPIIGYKSMCLQASHYNGVHLSRCRDQSVQQWAIYPDGTVRPSMSTANCLVSKYFPNGKIAVQDVCDGGNGERWLFNHDRSVSDVSNKYVLEVRKDQRIAVVERSADTPTTRQIFDIKFV